atttgcatatattttactGTTATGAAATGACATAAGTGCAAAAGCAATAAGAACTGTGAACTCATATTTGGCATCTGCTCCTTTTAAGCATGAAATTTTATATGATTGGATCAACCCTACTTATCTGGACATGGATTACCAAGTTCAAATTCAAGAAGAGTTTGAAGAAAGGTCCGAAATCCTCCTAAAGGAGTTCCTTAAGGTAAGCCAGCATATCCTGTCCAGTATATCTTGGGGACATCCTAACAAAATCTCACTGTTCTAACAACTTCtgcttttgtctctcttcttGGGTGGGTGCATAGGCATCATTaaaggagtttttttgttttattcctgattagaatatttttatcaccctcttcttcaaataaaatatggaagcagTACTAGCAGCCGACATAGGTAGCAGTTGTATGCTTAGTGGGTTAAGAGTCCCTTGGGTGTTCCCCAGTTTTCTAAAATCTTAAtggtgcatacacacacacacacacacacacacacacacaactagcCTCTAGGCTGAGAGGGAGTTGTATGTATTTTCCTTCCTATTCATTTGGTGAATATGGTTCACTATAAGCTCATTGCTTTTAGTAGAGAGATTATTAATTGGTCAACGCCTATTAACGAGCATTTGACAAGGATGAGGTAGCCCATTTCAGTGGCAAGGGAACTATATCAGAAGTCAGAAGGACTCTGTGTTCATGTCCTGGCTCTATGGTTTTACTAACCCGAGCAAATCACTAgatctctctgagcttccatttcatCATCAATTAAACTGCAATAGGACCTGCCTTGCTCGTCTTGAAGAGTTACTGTGAGGGCCACACGAGATCATGGATGCTGGTGTGGTGCTTCACAGTGATCCTGCTCCCCCCCACACGCAGTCCCAAGAGCTGTTCCTCCATGAGAAAGATAAAGGTTGAGACgctatgttctgtctctctctctctctctctcagaattttAAAGCTGACATTAGCATATTAAGGAATTTGAGAAGCATAGTAAATAAACTTGTTTGACCCTAGTTTACTGAGCTTACCTAAATCAGGCTTTGTGATCCTCGTTCCTGTTTTACAGCCGATAGGGCTGCAGTGTTGAGAACATTCCTTGGGAAGCTACATTAAACAACTATAGAGAAAGCCTCTTGAGCATATTTCAACAGATTATTCAGCTTCTTGCTCTGTTCGTGGCTTACTATATTTATAAGGCTGATTAAATAAAAGTGAGGCCTGCAAGAGATTTTCGTTGTAATGACATTGGCTGTTTTgcagcttaatttttttcccctcataggTTCTGGATTGAAGTCTGTATTgtgatcttcattttataaatgcagGCGACTGAGATGTTGAGCAATTTGACATAAGACCTACAACTGCTAAAGGAGATAGTCCAGATTAACACTCGAATCTCTTGGCTAAGGCATGCTGATGATTTATCCAGTCTTTGTTCTGGCTTCACTGTatcaggcctggggtgggggggtgagtgTCGGCTGGCCCTTTTAGGAATCAGCCAGAATGATTCTGCAGAGCTGCTCCAGCTGCAAGACCAGGTGTGGGACTACAGGGAGAGTCCCTGactgttttttttctgtgctccTTTTCCAGCCTGAGAAGTTTGCAGAGGTCTGTGAGGCTTTGGAGAAAGGAGATGTGAAATGGAGCAGCCGAGGTCCCCCTAACAAAAGGTAGAACCAAGACATTTGCATTCAGCACCTGCCTGTTGGTCAGCCAGGCTCACCTCCGATAATAGGACATTGGCCCCGGTGGTGTTTCATCCCCACGGCCATCTGGTAGCAGGCCCCGAGAGAACCTCACTGTTAGAACAACAGGTGATTCAGTGAGCTATGCCAAGGTTTAGGCAGCGGGGTACAAAGCTAATGATCAGCTTTTATTCCATGCGTGATATTACGTCTGTGGCTTCGATGAACAACTTGGCATCGCTGCTTTCCAGGTTTTATGAGAAAGCGGAGGAGAGCAAGCTTCCCAACATCCTGAAGGACTGCATGGAATTATTTCGCTCCGAGGCTCTGTTCTTGCTGCTCTCCAACTTCACAGGCCTGAAACTCCACTTCTTGGCCCCTTCAGAGGAAGATGAGGTGGAGGACAAAAAGGAGGGCGAAGGCACCTCTGCGGCTGATCACACTGAAGAAGGGACTAGCCATAGCTCCCCTGGGCCCCAGAGTCCTCAGACGGCTGTCAGCCACAGCAACCAACAGAGCAGTGAACAGACAGACCCAGAGTCAGAGGAAAACGAAGCCAAGAGAGGTAAGCTGTCGAAATGATTTGTCCTTGTGTACCATTAAGCACTCACTAGTCAATCATTTATTCACCCAACAAATATTGCTTGCGCATCTGCTCTATGCTAGGCTTGTTTCAGGAACTGGAGGACAGAACAAACAAGGTCTCTGCTCTCCTAGAGCTAATATTCTAGTAGGAGAGGACAAAGATTAAACGTGTACACGAACCACAAGGACACATCAAATAACGATAAGTGCCATGCGGAAAACTTTCGTAGGGTCACGTGTGAGGAACGACCGAGTGGCCTCTGAGGTGAATGGGCAGTTGGAAGAGCCTGTCTCAGAAGCTGCTATTTGAGCTCAGATTGGAATAACAAGGATCTatgggaagaacattctagataGGAGGAGCAGCTCATATGTTTTACTAGGCTAAAGATTTACGAACAGTGGACAGAAATAGGACTGGCTGTGCCCCAAACTGCTTTAAAACACAACATCATCAAGGAGAGGAAGGTGAGCAGCTTATGTCTGCTAAGGACCAATAGCAGGCTAAGAAAAACTTGTTTGCATTTGGGCACATGGACAgaggaaattattattaaaactaGAGGAAGTCTaagggcgcctgactggctcagttgaaagagcatgcgattcttttttttgttttgtttttaatgtttatttttgagagagagagagacagagtgggagcaggaaaggggcagagagagagggagacacagaatccgaagcaggctccaggctctgagccatcagcacagagcccgatgcggggctcgaacccacaaactgcgagatcatgacctgaaccaaagtcagacggctaaccgactgagccacccaggcaccccaagagcatgcgactcttgatctcagggtcctgagttggagccccacgttggctatggagattactttaaaaaaataaaaaattttaaaatttttttaaaaagtagaggaaGTCTTTCATCATCTACaaacaagatgaaaaagagaaaaacataggaAATTTAAGAGGGAAGGCTTCTGTGGATTTGGTGACTGAGTAGTTACCAATTCAACATACATGTTTCAGTACCTACTAAACCAGTTGAGAAAATCTGTTTCCCAACTCCTCTCCTCAGTTTTACTCTCCCTGCTTCCGCTCTGATTTCTTGAGAAGGACCCCATGCAGCAAAGACGAGGGATCGCCATGGAAACAAActccaaccaccccccccccccccccccccccccaccccccgcactgTGACAGGGAAACCACAAGCATTGTAATGCAGATTCTGTGGCCTCCCAAACGGACTAACCAGTTGCTTTTGTCACCACAGATACTTAGAACACCAGACCCAGGTAGCTTTTCCTGTACTGGTCAATACACAGcactttctttaataattttttttaatgtttttttactttatttttgagagcgagagagagagagagagtaagcaggggaagggcagagaaaggggtacacagaatccaaagcaggctccggctctgaactgtcagagcctgacatggggctccaacccatgaactgtgagatcatgaccagagctgaagtcagatacttaagtgaatgagtcactcaggtgccccaagatggcCTTTCTTTAAGATAGAGGTTGGCTTTCCTTGATAATTGAAAGTGGCATCTATACTTGGACCCTAAAAGGAATCAGGTAAAGATCAGTGGAGCCTCAGGGGCTGTTTAAAAAGGTATTTGTTTGCCTCTGttccttttggtttcatttttatggGAACCTGcagcttaggaaaaaaaaatctatataggTGGCCAAAAGATGCTTTATTCTATTACCAAGCATCTACTGTTATGGAAGTCCCTGGACCAAAGCAGAGCAGGGAATACAAAAGGTAAACATGAAAAGTAACTGTTTGCAAAGTTTATCATCTTAAAAGGGTGGGGACCAAGCTATAAAGGAGcagagtttttatattttattaaactgGCATAAGTTCAAATTAGAGGCTTTATAACTTTAGGATGTTAAACGTAACCCATGTGATAACCAAAGAAAATAGCCATAGAATATacataaaaggaaacaagaaagtaATTTAAATGTTTCAATGCCAAAAAACCAATTAAGTACAAAAGACAGGAATGCAGGAAATGGGGGACAAAAAGCTATAAGGCATttagaaaacaggggcacctgggtcgctcagtgggttgagcgtctcttgatttcagctcaggtcatgatcccagggttatgggataaagccccacattgggctccacactgagcatgagcctgcttaagattctctctacctctgcccctctgccacatgctttctctctaaaataaaaatattttaaaaatagcaaaatgacagaaTTAATTCCCTCTttattagtaattattatttttaaaaacttgttttatttattcatattgagagagaaagcacaagcgagggaggggcacagagaaggggagacagaatcccaagtggtgTCCgcaccatcagagcagagcctgatggagcGCTCGAAactacaaactgcgagattatgacctgagctgagatcaagagtccgatgcttaaccaactatgcCACCTAGGCACTGCTCTattagtaattactttaaatataaatgactaTCAAAAGAAGGAGATTGACAAAACAGACAGGAACACATGATTCAACTATCTGCTGTCAGGGCGCCTCGGGGGCtaagtctgttaagcatccaacttcagctcaggtcatgatcttgaggttcatgagtttgatacccacatggggctcactgctgtcagtggagcccgctttgggtcctctgtccccctctctgccccttccctgctgtctctcaaaaataaataaacttttaaaaatgtttaaaaaaaaaaaaaaagaatttctttaaaaaaaaatactgtctgcTATCTACAAGGGACCCGCTTGAGAtcccagaagcagaaaaagattgaaaatcaaaggatggaaaaagatgttccatgcaagtagtaaccaaaagagagcagggaggaatggctatactaatatcaaatagactttatctttattttatttatttatttattattattttttttaattttaatgtttattttttatttatgtgaaagagagagagtgagcggggaagggacagagagaaggagacacagaatctgaagcaggctgcaggctgcaggctgcaggctccaagctgtcagcacagagcccgacgcggggctcgaacacacaaactgcaagatcatgacctgagctgaagtcggatgcccaaccgactgagccacccaggcgcccctatctttattttatttaaatttttaagatatCATACAAAGTGTCTTCTCTAACCACAACAGgatgaagttaaaaagaaatgagctatcaagccatgaaaagatacaGAGGAACATTAAGTGCtattactgagtgaaagaagccagtctgaaaaggctacttattgtatgattccaactctatgacattctggaaaaggcagaactaagGAGAGAGTCAGATCAGTGGTTGGAAGGCACTAGGAGGAACGAAGGGATGAATTAGGTAGAGCACAGGGGGTTTTATGGCATTAAAACCAATTCTGTCCAATACTGTCATGATGGAGACTCGACATTACTCATTTATCAAGACCAATAGAATGTAGAGCACcaggagtgaaccctaatgtaaactatggattttagttaataataatgtgtagTATCAGCTTGTCAATTGTAACAAGTAAATCACACTGAGACAGGATGTTAATAAAGGAGAAACAGGAGGTAGggcaatctatttttttttatttttattttttaatgtgtatgtttgagagagagcaagacagagcgtaagcagggaaagggcagagagagagggagacagaatccgaagcaggctccaggctccgaactgtcagcacagggcccaatgtggggcccaaatccacaaaccgtgagatcacaaactgagccgaagtcggacgcttaactgagccacccaggcacccctgcagtctgtttaaaattatagtatttattcatgttataatttttttttattttggcagcTAAATATTCTATCTGAAACTAACTGTAAAGAAAGAGAGCATCAACGTCCCCCCCGCCAACAGTCAGACATGGTACATTTCTGACAGTCACTGTTAAGGCTAGTTTGGTTCAGTAATAGATCAGAACAATAGGTCAGTAGGTCAGAAATCATTATGGGAATGATTTTGCTTTAGTGCTGGATCATTCCTGCTTACTATTCCCTTGCAATCTAGCAGTTGtatcaagttattttaaattttttctggcCTTCTATGGTTTTTTCTTAGACTCAAGTGTTCCCACATGCCAGGGGGAGTTGAGGCGTTGGAAGACTGGTCACTACACTTTGATCCATGACAACAGCAAGACTGAATTTGCCCTGGATTTACTTCTCTACTGTGGCTGTGAAGGTAAGAGTCAGGAAGTAACTTATGGAAACCAGTGAGCTGTTTCCATAAGAGGGGCAGTCTCTCCCGGTGATGCTCTCCACCTGACCCAATTCAGAAGTGATGTACCTTGGCCAGGATCACAGATCACAGAGGCACCCTGTTGGAAGGGATCTCGGGGGTCATGAACTTCAGTCTCCCCAACTCAAAGGATTTCTATCTGTGACTAAGGTATGGGGGATGTGGACCAAAACAGTTTCCCTCCAAGAACCCTCCCGCCCACTCAGATCTGCatcttttatgtaattttccttccaggtgtattttacatttaattcttaGTTTTCACTCCTTATTTGATGTTGGTTGAACAGTAAATTCCGTCTTATAAGCCATAGAGTTGGTTACCACTGAGGTCCCAGATCCCCCAGTCGTAGAGCAGCCTGGTATGGGCGATGTAAGTAGATGATGGAAGTCTTGTAGGAAAAGCTTTCTGAATGCTGGTTTGTCTTCCCTTTGTAAGGCTGGGAGCCAGAATATGGCGGCTTTACTTCCTACATTGCCAAAGGTGAAGATGAAGAGGTAAGTTGCTTCTGATAGCAAACTATCCTTCCTGCTTCTTAAGGAAGCTTTCATTCTTCACACACCCAATTTTTATGACCTTCTGCCAGTGTCCTTAGCTGATAAATGCATGACGGTCTGCCTGGCACTGGTTCTGATTTCTAGTAGTAAGTACTCAGCAAGGAATAAAAATGCCAAAGGGTAATCACTAGGCATTTATTCTACCCTATTGAGAAATTCCATAGAAGATAAGAGTTGATGGTGCATTCCCATGAAATCTTTGGATACAGTAAGGAATAAACGCAGGAGGTAGAACCTTTCTGGGTATGTATGGGAATGGGGTCCGTTGGGAAATGCCTTGACAGCTAGAGCAACAGCGCCTCCTCATAAAGGATCTTTTAAAAGATCCCCTGTCACCAGTCTGAGTACATGATGTGAAAACCATCTGTTCCGTGGTGAATCGTTGAGGAAAAGAGTTGAGAACAAGTTCTGTGCTCTGATGTGACACTGTATTCACTTATTTCAGCTGCTAACAGTGAATCCGGAAAACAACTCTTTGGCACTGGtctacagagacagagagactctgAAATTTGTCAAGCATATTAACCACCGAAGCCTAGAACAAAAGAAAGCCTTCCCAAATAGAACAGGTTTCTGGGACTTCTCGTTTGTCTATTACGAATGACAGGGCTGAGCCAAGCTGAAGAAAAGAGACCCTTCCTCAGTACTGGGGAGTGCGGAAGAGCTAGGCATCACGCGGAGAGCTACAAGGTGGCCTGTGTGACCGTGTCTTCAAAACTGCGTGGTAGGACTCATCGTTATTGTATGCAATCTAGGCCTTAAGCTTGGAGCCAGGTATTTctctcttgataaaaaaaaaaaaaagctttattgtctttttttttttttcacattcagtttttcatttccCATATGGACTTccttagtgatttttaaaaagcttttgtgtgtggtaaaatacacacaacataaagTGTAccattctaaccatttttaagtgtatacttGAGTGACGTTAAGGATATTCACATGGTTGTGCAATTgtcaccaccacccatctccagaactttgcCATCTTCCCAGACTGAAACTGTCCCCACTAAAGAGTAACTCCCCGTCCCCCTTCCTAGCCCCTGACGGCCACCATGCCACTTTCAGTCTCTGTCTCCGTTCATACAAGTGGAAcaatacaatatttgtccttctgcaACTGGCTCATTTCACCTAGCATAAAGTcttcgaggttcatccatgtttccagtgagtgtttgttttttaatactcaTAAATGACTGCTGACTCTGTCCTTCCTAAGCATACCGGTTTAGAAAGTTACAGAAACTTCTGTCCTGTTCTGGGTGGGCTCATTATACTTCCTCCCGGTGCCTATGGCTTTGTTTCACTGTGACTCCCTTAGGATAGTGTGGACTTAAATGATGATGGTATTCCTGCCTTGGTAAACACCGGGCCCCAAACCACATGGCCCCTGAGACTTCTGAGTGGCTGCTTGTGCCATATGTCATCATTCCTGGGGACCCACTGCTTTTCCATCCTGGAGTTGTGGCTCCTGTATAACTAGATGATTCTAGCCTCGCATGTGTCTTTCCTGTCCCTAAATACTCTCGGGTCAGCTATAAAATGAgttgcctgtttttcttttaagagaacaGATGCTAAAGGCCACATCAAAATGCCAAGAGGCTGTCCATTTTGTTACATTCTCTTCTCTGAACTGGTGTGAGGCTCATGTGACAACTACCACCTATACATGGGGGTGTGTACGAGGGGGGGTAGTGGTCGCTGCATCGTTAGCTGCAAGATGCTGTTCTCGTTCCAATACTGTCTTCTcgtttcctctctgtttttttacattgattaccAACTGTTACCGTAGcttttatttgggattttattAATCAGTAGGAAAAGCATTGGGCTTTTATCTTCTTTCATCTCCTAATACTTCAAGTACTCCCTCTAAAGTTGGCATTTAAATGAAGAGAATGAGGTTCACTTCCTTTAGGTTGATGGTTTCAAGATTTTTTTGATTTTGTACCCCAGATAGATAGTATCTAGATAGATAGGGATAGCTATCTAGAAATTTTACACATGTACGAATATTCAGTATTGTCATAAAACACTAATTTTTCTCGGGTGAGATGAAAAAGAAGTACCTAGAACTAGCTCTAACgtcttcccacacacacacagtaccaGGCCAGTTTACATGCGTACTGTTTATTTGgtgttttttcagtttatttattttgagagagagacagggagagagccagcaggggaggggcagagaggaagagacagaattccaagcaggctccgcactgtcagatccatgagattgtgacctgagccaaaaccaagattcagatacttaaccgactgagccacccaggcacccctatatgtcTGCTGTTTTGGAGACCAGAATTCTTTCAccacaggggcgcccgggtggctcagttggttaagcatccgacttcaggtcagatcatgatctcacagttggtgagttcgagtcccgtgtcgggctctgtgctgacggctcagagcctggagcctgcttcggattctgtgcctccctctctctctctgcccctcctttacttgtgctctatttctctctcaagaataaac
The Panthera uncia isolate 11264 chromosome E2 unlocalized genomic scaffold, Puncia_PCG_1.0 HiC_scaffold_19, whole genome shotgun sequence genome window above contains:
- the OGFOD1 gene encoding prolyl 3-hydroxylase OGFOD1 isoform X2; translated protein: MKSITIYISSSRKVLFEDFRTWLADISKIDLESTIDMSCAKYEFSDALLCHDDELEGRRIAFILYLVPPWDRSLGGTLDLYDVDEHFQPKQIVKSLIPSWNTLVFFEVSPVSFHQVSEVLSEEKSRLSISGWFHGPSLTRPPNYFEPLVPRSPHIPQDHEILYDWINPTYLDMDYQVQIQEEFEERSEILLKEFLKPEKFAEVCEALEKGDVKWSSRGPPNKRFYEKAEESKLPNILKDCMELFRSEALFLLLSNFTGLKLHFLAPSEEDEVEDKKEGEGTSAADHTEEGTSHSSPGPQSPQTAVSHSNQQSSEQTDPESEENEAKRDSSVPTCQGELRRWKTGHYTLIHDNSKTEFALDLLLYCGCEGWEPEYGGFTSYIAKGEDEELLTVNPENNSLALVYRDRETLKFVKHINHRSLEQKKAFPNRTGFWDFSFVYYE
- the OGFOD1 gene encoding prolyl 3-hydroxylase OGFOD1 isoform X1 — protein: MNGKRPAEPGPGRAGKKGKKEVIAEFSDAVTEETLKKQVSEAWSRRTPFRHEAIVMDMEPFLHCVIPDFIQSQNFLEGLQRELLNLDFHEKYNDLYKFQQSDDLKKRREPHICALRKVLFEDFRTWLADISKIDLESTIDMSCAKYEFSDALLCHDDELEGRRIAFILYLVPPWDRSLGGTLDLYDVDEHFQPKQIVKSLIPSWNTLVFFEVSPVSFHQVSEVLSEEKSRLSISGWFHGPSLTRPPNYFEPLVPRSPHIPQDHEILYDWINPTYLDMDYQVQIQEEFEERSEILLKEFLKPEKFAEVCEALEKGDVKWSSRGPPNKRFYEKAEESKLPNILKDCMELFRSEALFLLLSNFTGLKLHFLAPSEEDEVEDKKEGEGTSAADHTEEGTSHSSPGPQSPQTAVSHSNQQSSEQTDPESEENEAKRDSSVPTCQGELRRWKTGHYTLIHDNSKTEFALDLLLYCGCEGWEPEYGGFTSYIAKGEDEELLTVNPENNSLALVYRDRETLKFVKHINHRSLEQKKAFPNRTGFWDFSFVYYE